AAAAGAAACTAGATTATGTTGTAAATTTAGTTGTTGACAAAGTATTCAGAAAAATATAATAATGAAATAAATAAGTACATCAATGAAGGAGGAACATGGATGAATAAGACTTGGCGTTACGCGTTGATATTAGTGTTAGTTGTCACTCTTGTTTTATCAGCATGTGGAAAAAATAACTCGCAAACTTCGAGCAATGATCATAGCAAAACTGAAAAAAGTAATGCGAAAGGAGGAACTTTAAATGTAGCGCTTCCAGAAGCAGCAGATGGTAGTTTCCAAAGCATATTTTCAAGTTCGAAAATCGATTCTGATGTTATAGCTTATTTTAATGATGACCTTACAGAGACAGATGAGCATCTGAATATGAAACCGAAAATTTTATCATGGGAAAAAAGTAAAGATGATGATTTAACCTATACATTTAAAGTGAAAAAAGGTATCAAATGGCAAGATGGTAATCCATTCACTATTAATGACTGGATTTTCACTTTAGAAACAATTGCAGATCCAGACTATGATGGGCCACGTTATAGTGGTGCTGAAGTGATTAAAGGTGCAGAAGAAAAGCATAAAGGACAAGCGAAAACAATTAGCGGTCTTAAAAAGATTGATGATTATACTGCGAAATTGACGTTTAAAGCACATAAAGCGAACAACTTGCTTAAATTATGGACGTCATCAGTTATTAGTGAAAAAATCTTTAAAGATATTCCGATTAAAGATATGGCGAAGTCTGACGCTGTTCGTAAACATCCAATCGGTATCGGACCATTCATCGTGAAAAATATTGTCGATGGCGAATCTGTAGAACTTGTAAAAAATAAAGACTACTGGCAAGGTGAACCGAACATTGACAAGGTGAACATACGTGTCGTTGAACAAACAGCCTTAGCACAAGCGCTTGAAAAAGGCGATATCGATTTGGCAGAAGTGACTGGCCCTATCGCTAAAGAAATAAAAGATCGTAAAGCAGAAAATGTGAAGGTGTTAGAAGCACCGTCTACTTCTTACGCGATTATCGGCTTTGTATTAAATGATTATGATAGAAAAGCTGAAAAAATCGGTGCTCCACGTCCTAAATATCAAGATAAGCGTTTACGTCAAGCGATGGCTTATGCGATTAACCGTAAAGAATGGAATGACGCTTTCTTCTATGGTTATGCGAAGCCACTCATTGGTCTTATTCCATCTGAGCATTGGAGCGGTGCGAAAAAAGGTGAAGTAAAAGAATACGAATATAACGTAGAGAAAGCGAAAAAATTATTAGACGAAGCGGGTTATAAAGATAAAGATGGTGATGGCTTCCGTGAAGATCCGAATGGTAAACCTTTCGTAATCAAGTTAAATCACTATTCAGGCTCTAACCCGACGTTTGAGCCACGGACAGCAGCACTCAAAGGCTACTGGGAAAAAGTCGGCCTTAAAACAAAAGTTGAAATGGAAGAGTTCGGTAAATACAATAAGGACTTAGAAAATGGCTCAAAAGATATGGAAGTGTATTTCCGAAGTTGGCAACAAGGTTCTGATCCTGATCCATCAGATTTATACAAATCGACAGCACTATGGAATGAATCACGCTACAATAACCCGAAAGCTGACAAACTGTTAGATGAAGCAATCGACAGTAAAATCGTTGGTGATGATAATGATAAACGTCGTAAAAAATATATTGAATGGCAAAAAATTATGGCTGAAGATCTTCCAGTTATTCCTCTTACGGAATTAATAGAAACAACAGCGGTGAGCAATAGACTGAAAAACTTTGAAGTTTCATTAAAAGGTTATAACCCAATCTATCAATGGTCAGTTGAAGATAAAAAATAATAGCACATAAACGGAGAAAGGGAATGATGACAGAACTGTCTCTTCCCTTTTTTTAATGGATTGATTATGGATAAAATTAGATTTCTAAATGAATGAACAGGAAAAGGGGTGCGCTTATGAACAAGAATAACGTATTAGAAATCAACCATTTAACGACTACTTTTGATATTGAAGGGCAAGATTACGCTGCCATTTCGAATATTAATTTAACCGTTAAACAAGGTGAAGTGATGGGGATTGTAGGTGAATCTGGATCAGGTAAGTCTGTGCTCAGTCTATCAGTATTAAAGCTCTTACCGGAAAAAATCGCCAACATCGCGTCTGGAGAGATTATTTATCAAGGACAACGGATTGACGACTATGGCAGAGAACAAATGAATCAAATACGGGGCAAAGAGATTGCGATGATTTTTCAAGAGCCGATGACTTCTCTAAATCCAGTATTTACGATCGGTAATCAATTAAGGGAAATGTTAATGCTACATTTAAAATTGTCGAAAACGGAAGCAAAAGAAAAAGCGATTTCATTGTTGAAGCAAGTAGGGATTCCACGGGCTGAAAAAGTTGTGGATGAATATCCCCATCAATTATCGGGTGGGATGCGTCAACGTGTCATGATTGCGATGGCGATTTCATGTTCACCGCAATTGCTTATTGCAGATGAGCCGACGACTGCCCTGGATGTGACGGTACAAGCTCAAATTCTCGATTTATTGAAACGAATTCAAGAAGAGACGGCCATGAGCGTCATCTTTATTTCACATGATTTAGGCGTTATTTCTGAAATTTGTGATCGTGTCGCTGTCATGTATGCAGGTGAAATCGTTGAAACAGCTAACGTGACGTCGATTTTTAATCAACCGAAGCATCCGTACACACAATTATTGTTAAAAGCGATTCCTAGACTGGATGTTAAACAGGATAAACTAGAGACGATTCAAGGGTCGGTACCGAGTATAGATGCGTTTCCGAAAGTAGGATGTCGTTTTGCGAACCGGTGTCCGCATGCGATGACAGTTTGTACATTAAAAGATACTGAACTTCAAAATATTGACGCTCATCATCAAGTGAAATGTCATCTCTATACGCAAGATGAGGCATTGAAGGAGGCGAATATCTCATGACAGAATCCTATGTTTTAGAAGTGAAAAATTTAAAACAGTATTATCCGATTAAGGCAGGGGTCTTCCAAAGGAAAGTAGGCGAAGTGAAAGCAGTGGATGATATTTCGTTCAAGATTAAAAAGGGTCAGACGGTTGGCCTTGTAGGGGAATCAGGTTGTGGGAAGTCTTCAGCCGGGCGTACTATTTTATGTCTACAAAAAGCGACAGCGGGCGAAATTGTATTTTGTGGGCAAGATTTGACGAAATTAAAAGGCAAGGCGTTACGTGAGGCGCGTAAAGGTTTTCAAATGGTATTTCAAGATCCATATGCGTCATTGAACCCAATGCAAATGATTGGAGACATTGTGGGAGAGCCGATTCGTAATTATTACAATAAAAAACAAAAAGAGATTGAAGATGAAGTGAAAGATTTGTTGAAACGTGTCGGTTTGAATGAACGAGATTACTACAAATATGCACACGAATTTTCAGGCGGGCAACGTCAACGTGTCGGGATTGCGCGTGCATTAGCATTAAAGCCGAAATTGATTATCGCGGATGAACCGGTGAGTGCGCTCGATGTCTCGGTACAATCTCAGGTGTTGAACATTATGGATGAATTACAAGAAGAAATGGGGTTGAGTTATTTATTTATTGCCCATGACTTAAGTGTGGTAAAACATGTGAGTGACTATATTTGCGTGATGTATTTAGGGCATATTTTAGAACAAGGACCAGCTGATGCAATTTACGAGAATCCGCAACATCCGTATACACAATCACTTATTTCAGCGATTCCGGATATTAATCCATCACAGCGTAAGAAGCGCATTTTATTAGAAGGAGATTTACCATCACCAAGCAACCCACCAGTGGGGTGTCCATTTCATACGCGTTGTCCGGTAGCTGAGGCGCGATGTGCACAACAAAAACCACAAGCAATCGAGGTCGGCAAAGAACATTATGCGTCATGCTTATTACTTGAAGAGGGAGAGGTGAAACTATGATCAGCTTAATCATTCGTCGTTTATTACTCATGATACCGATGTTGTTGTTGATGTCTGTTGTCATTTTTACCATTGCGAAATTGCAACCTGGAGACGCATTCACAGGTAATATGGATCCAAAACTTGGGGCAAAATATTATGAAGAGCAACGTGAAAAACTAGGCTTAAATGATCCGATCCCAATGCAATATATGAAATGGGGCAATCGCGTGCTTCACGGTGAGTTGGGTGATTCGATTCGCTACAAACGACCGGTGATGGATTTAATTAAAGAACGTATGCCGAACACAGTTTTGTTAGGGACAGTCAGCTTGATCATTACGTATTTACTTGCTTTTCCACTCGGTATTCTTGCTGGTAGAAAGCCGTATAGTCTCTATGATTATAGTATTCAATTGCTCAATTATTTAATGCTCGCCATTCCATCGTTTGTTGCAGGGGTTTTTGCAATCTATGTGTTTGCGTTTCAAATTGGGATTTTTCCATTTTCAGGTTCCGTTGAAATCGGTCTCGAACCCGGATCTTTCGAATATTATGTCAGCAAGTTGTATCACGTCATATTACCTGGGACTGTACTTGGATTACTGTCAACAGCCGGCTATATTCAATTTTTACGTAACGATATTATCGAAAATGCCCGTAGAGACTATATTCGTACAGCACGAGCAAAGGGGTTATCTGAGTCTAAAATCTATAACAAACATATTTTACGAAACTCAATTATTCCTATCGTGACATTTTTCGGCGCAGATGTATTATCAGTATTCGGAGGTGCAGTCATTACAGAAAGTATTTTTTCATTCCCTGGTATCGGTAAATTACTCATTGAATCTATCACAGGTAAAGATTATCCATTAATGATGGCACTTCTGTTATTCTTTTCATTCTTAGGATTACTCGCCAATCTCATTTCGGACATTACGTACAGTATTGTTGACCCAAGAATTAAGAGTAACTAGGAGGGGCCATTATGGAAAAAACACAATTTAGAAAAAGTAAGTCACCGTTACAAATTGCACGTCAAAAATTTTTGAAAAACAAGTCCGCTATGGCTGCGACACTGATACTCGGCGTCATTGTGATCATTTCATTTTTGGCACCATTCATTGCGCCTCACGATCCAAACGTTCAAAATTTAGTGTTGATTAAAGGTGATATGTCTCCTGAACATTGGCTTGGCACAGATTCAGGCGGACGTGATATTTTCAGTCGACTATTATATGCGGGGCGTGTGTCTCTGTCATTTGGATTATTTACATCGATTGGATTAATGGTCATCGGTATCATTATCGGCATGATTTCGGGCTACTACGGTGGCATAGTTGATACGATATTGATGCGTTTTACAGAATTTGTGATGTTATTCCCATTTATCCCATTTGCGGTCGTATTAAATGCAACGTTCAGTCACGATATTGAAAGTAAATACGGTTCTGCGATTGTACTAGGAACGGTGCTCGTCTTGTTATCATGGGTGGGTATCGCGCGTGTCGTCCGTGGTAAAGTAATGCAAGAGAAAGAAAATGAATACTTTTTAGCCGCACAATCAATTGGGACACCAGTATACAAAATTTTATTGAAGCATTTATTACCCAATATTTTAAGTGTCATTATCGTTCAAGCGACACTCGTCTTTGCCGTACAAATTGTCGCAGAAGCGGGTCTCAGTTTCCTTGGCTTTGGGATTAGTAAAGAAGTACCTACATGGGGAAACATGTTGACAGACTCACAAGAAGGTGATGTATTAAGAGGCAAGCCTTGGATTTGGATGCCACCTGCCGCAATTATTACAGTAACCATTCTATGTATTAACTTTATTGGTGAAGGATTGAAAGACGCACTCAATCCAAAATCGAAGCGTTAAACCAATATAACTAAAGGTAAGAGCTCAATTATGTTATTGACATAGTTGGGCTCTTATTTTTGATGCGATGACACATCCTGTTTCCTTTCCTGTATTTGTTTTAAACTTTTCAATATAAAATGTTTGAAAATTTTAGATTTTTGCAAAATTTCATTGACAAAAAATTTGGAAAAATACAATAATAAGAGAAAGGAGTTTTTAAACATTTAACAATTAGGGAGGAAATGGGATGAAAAAAGCTTATCGATATTTATGGTTTTTATCATTAATTGTTGTCGTTGTACTTTCAGCATGTGGAAAAGGTGGAAATGAGCCATCGAATACGTCGAATAAAACCGGCAAAAGCGATACGAAAGGCGGGACATTGACAGTAGGGATAGCGGAACCGCCTGAGGGGAACTTCCAATCTATTTTTGCAGGGAGTATAGGTGACTCTAATGTGATTGATTTCTTTAATGATTCACTGATTGATGTCGGTGATGATTTAAAGATTAAACCCAAAATTTTGTCATGGGAAAAAGACAAAAATGATGACTTGAAATATACATTCAAAGTTAAAAAAGGGATTAAGTGGCAAGACGGTAACCCATTTACAATGAATGACTGGATTTTTACTTTAGAGACACTAGCAGATCCTGACTACGATGGCCCGCGTTATAGTGGTGTCGCGGTCATTCAAGGTGCGGAAGAAAAACGTAATGGTGAAGCGGACAGCATTAGTGGTATCAAAAAAATTGATGATTACACAGCAGAAATCACATTTAAAGAACATAAAGCGAATAATTTATTAGAATTGTGGACATCTGCACCTATCAGCGAAAAAGTATTTAAAGATATTCCAGTTAAAGATATGGCGAAATCAGACGCCGTACGTAAAAATCCAATCGGCATCGGACCTTATAAAGTGAAGCGTATTGTCGATGGTGAATCAGTGGAACTTGTTAAAAATAAAGATTACTGGCGCGGGGAACCAAATATTAACAATATCAACTTACGTGTCGTAGAACAAACATCGATGACACAAGCGCTTGAAAATGGCGATATTGATATGGCAACAATTACAGCACCAATCGCGAAAGAAATTAAAGATAGTGGTAGCGAAAACTTACAATTGCTACAAGCACCGTCAACATCTTATGCGATCGTCGGTTTCGTGTTAAATGATTATGATAAAAAAGCACAAAAAATCGGTAAAGAAAGACCGAAATATCAAGATAAAAAGTTACGTCAAGCAATGGCTTACGCGATTAATCGAAAAGAGTGGATTGACGCATTTTACTATGGCTACGGCAAACCACTTAACGGTTTAATCCCTTCCGCACATTGGAGTGGTGCGAAAGAAGGCGATGTTAAAGAATATAAATATGACGTAGATAAAGCGAAACAATTATTAGACGAAGCGGGTTATAAAGATAAAGATGGTGACGGTTTCCGTGAAGACCCTCAAGGCAAGCCATTCGTCGTGAATCTGAAGCACTATGCTGGTTCTAACCCAACCTTCGAACCACGTTCAGCAGCACTTAAAGGTTATTGGGAAAAGGTCGGACTCAAAACAAAAGTTGAAATGGAAGAATTCGGTAAGTACAGCAGTGACTTAGAAAATGCTTCTAAAGATATGGAAGTGTATTTTAGAACATGGGTACAAGGGGCAGACCCTGATCCATCTGAGTTATACAGATCGACAGCACTTTGGAATGAATCACGTTACGACAATCCGAAAGCAGACAAAATTTTAGATGAAGCCGTCGATACAAAAGTAGTGGGCGACGACAATGATAAACGTAAAGCAAAATATTTAGAATGGCAAAAAATCATGGCTGAAGATGTACCTGTCATTCCGATTGTAGAGTTAGAAGACGTCACTGCAGTGAACAGTAGAGTGAAAAACTTTGAAGTGTCACTGAAAGGTTCTAACCCGATTTATGAATGGTCAGTTGAAGACAAGAAATAACAAATGGTTGAGAAAAGGGATACGTGGCGGCGAACGTCCGTCCCCTTTTCTTATATAAAGAAAGAGATTCATTTTTATTTTTGATACGGGCATAGGGGTGAAAATATGAATGAGAGCAAATTACTAGAAGTTAAAAATTTGTCTACCGCATTTGAAATAGAGGGACAACAGTACGATGCGATTTCTAATATTGATTTAGAAATTAACGAAGGAGAAATTTTAGGTATTGTAGGTGAATCTGGCTCTGGCAAATCAGTGCTAAGTTTATCCATTTTGAATTTATTACCTGAGAAGATTGCGACGATTCGTTCAGGTGAAGTCCGCTATAAAGGTCAACGCATTGATAATATGTCACACGAAGCATTCAACAAAGTACGGGGTAACGAGGTGGCGATGATTTTCCAAGAGCCGATGACCTCACTCAATCCTGTATTTACGATTGGCAATCAGTTAATGGAAATGATCATGTTGCATTTAAAGCTATCCAAAAGTGAGGCACGGGCTAAAGCGATTCAATTACTTCAAGATGTCGGTATTCCACGTGCGAATAAAGTGGTCGATGAATATCCACATCAATTATCAGGTGGGATGCGTCAACGGGTCATGATTGCGATGGCGATTTCATGTGCCCCACATCTGCTCATTGCTGACGAACCGACGACCGCACTCGATGTAACGGTGCAAGCACAAATTTTAGCGCTGTTAAAACGGATTCAAGCAGAAACGCAAATGGGTGTCATTTTCATTTCACATGATTTAGGTGTCATTTCAGAATTGTGCGACCGTGTAGCAGTCATGTATGCGGGAAAAATTGTAGAACTCGCACCTGTAGAAGAGATTTTTACACATCCTAAACATCCTT
Above is a genomic segment from Staphylococcus delphini containing:
- the opp4A gene encoding oligopeptide ABC transporter substrate-binding protein → MKKAYRYLWFLSLIVVVVLSACGKGGNEPSNTSNKTGKSDTKGGTLTVGIAEPPEGNFQSIFAGSIGDSNVIDFFNDSLIDVGDDLKIKPKILSWEKDKNDDLKYTFKVKKGIKWQDGNPFTMNDWIFTLETLADPDYDGPRYSGVAVIQGAEEKRNGEADSISGIKKIDDYTAEITFKEHKANNLLELWTSAPISEKVFKDIPVKDMAKSDAVRKNPIGIGPYKVKRIVDGESVELVKNKDYWRGEPNINNINLRVVEQTSMTQALENGDIDMATITAPIAKEIKDSGSENLQLLQAPSTSYAIVGFVLNDYDKKAQKIGKERPKYQDKKLRQAMAYAINRKEWIDAFYYGYGKPLNGLIPSAHWSGAKEGDVKEYKYDVDKAKQLLDEAGYKDKDGDGFREDPQGKPFVVNLKHYAGSNPTFEPRSAALKGYWEKVGLKTKVEMEEFGKYSSDLENASKDMEVYFRTWVQGADPDPSELYRSTALWNESRYDNPKADKILDEAVDTKVVGDDNDKRKAKYLEWQKIMAEDVPVIPIVELEDVTAVNSRVKNFEVSLKGSNPIYEWSVEDKK
- a CDS encoding ABC transporter ATP-binding protein, whose translation is MTESYVLEVKNLKQYYPIKAGVFQRKVGEVKAVDDISFKIKKGQTVGLVGESGCGKSSAGRTILCLQKATAGEIVFCGQDLTKLKGKALREARKGFQMVFQDPYASLNPMQMIGDIVGEPIRNYYNKKQKEIEDEVKDLLKRVGLNERDYYKYAHEFSGGQRQRVGIARALALKPKLIIADEPVSALDVSVQSQVLNIMDELQEEMGLSYLFIAHDLSVVKHVSDYICVMYLGHILEQGPADAIYENPQHPYTQSLISAIPDINPSQRKKRILLEGDLPSPSNPPVGCPFHTRCPVAEARCAQQKPQAIEVGKEHYASCLLLEEGEVKL
- a CDS encoding ABC transporter ATP-binding protein, translating into MNKNNVLEINHLTTTFDIEGQDYAAISNINLTVKQGEVMGIVGESGSGKSVLSLSVLKLLPEKIANIASGEIIYQGQRIDDYGREQMNQIRGKEIAMIFQEPMTSLNPVFTIGNQLREMLMLHLKLSKTEAKEKAISLLKQVGIPRAEKVVDEYPHQLSGGMRQRVMIAMAISCSPQLLIADEPTTALDVTVQAQILDLLKRIQEETAMSVIFISHDLGVISEICDRVAVMYAGEIVETANVTSIFNQPKHPYTQLLLKAIPRLDVKQDKLETIQGSVPSIDAFPKVGCRFANRCPHAMTVCTLKDTELQNIDAHHQVKCHLYTQDEALKEANIS
- the opp4B gene encoding oligopeptide ABC transporter permease — translated: MISLIIRRLLLMIPMLLLMSVVIFTIAKLQPGDAFTGNMDPKLGAKYYEEQREKLGLNDPIPMQYMKWGNRVLHGELGDSIRYKRPVMDLIKERMPNTVLLGTVSLIITYLLAFPLGILAGRKPYSLYDYSIQLLNYLMLAIPSFVAGVFAIYVFAFQIGIFPFSGSVEIGLEPGSFEYYVSKLYHVILPGTVLGLLSTAGYIQFLRNDIIENARRDYIRTARAKGLSESKIYNKHILRNSIIPIVTFFGADVLSVFGGAVITESIFSFPGIGKLLIESITGKDYPLMMALLLFFSFLGLLANLISDITYSIVDPRIKSN
- the opp4C gene encoding oligopeptide ABC transporter permease — its product is MEKTQFRKSKSPLQIARQKFLKNKSAMAATLILGVIVIISFLAPFIAPHDPNVQNLVLIKGDMSPEHWLGTDSGGRDIFSRLLYAGRVSLSFGLFTSIGLMVIGIIIGMISGYYGGIVDTILMRFTEFVMLFPFIPFAVVLNATFSHDIESKYGSAIVLGTVLVLLSWVGIARVVRGKVMQEKENEYFLAAQSIGTPVYKILLKHLLPNILSVIIVQATLVFAVQIVAEAGLSFLGFGISKEVPTWGNMLTDSQEGDVLRGKPWIWMPPAAIITVTILCINFIGEGLKDALNPKSKR
- the opp4A gene encoding oligopeptide ABC transporter substrate-binding protein yields the protein MNKTWRYALILVLVVTLVLSACGKNNSQTSSNDHSKTEKSNAKGGTLNVALPEAADGSFQSIFSSSKIDSDVIAYFNDDLTETDEHLNMKPKILSWEKSKDDDLTYTFKVKKGIKWQDGNPFTINDWIFTLETIADPDYDGPRYSGAEVIKGAEEKHKGQAKTISGLKKIDDYTAKLTFKAHKANNLLKLWTSSVISEKIFKDIPIKDMAKSDAVRKHPIGIGPFIVKNIVDGESVELVKNKDYWQGEPNIDKVNIRVVEQTALAQALEKGDIDLAEVTGPIAKEIKDRKAENVKVLEAPSTSYAIIGFVLNDYDRKAEKIGAPRPKYQDKRLRQAMAYAINRKEWNDAFFYGYAKPLIGLIPSEHWSGAKKGEVKEYEYNVEKAKKLLDEAGYKDKDGDGFREDPNGKPFVIKLNHYSGSNPTFEPRTAALKGYWEKVGLKTKVEMEEFGKYNKDLENGSKDMEVYFRSWQQGSDPDPSDLYKSTALWNESRYNNPKADKLLDEAIDSKIVGDDNDKRRKKYIEWQKIMAEDLPVIPLTELIETTAVSNRLKNFEVSLKGYNPIYQWSVEDKK
- a CDS encoding ABC transporter ATP-binding protein, with the protein product MNESKLLEVKNLSTAFEIEGQQYDAISNIDLEINEGEILGIVGESGSGKSVLSLSILNLLPEKIATIRSGEVRYKGQRIDNMSHEAFNKVRGNEVAMIFQEPMTSLNPVFTIGNQLMEMIMLHLKLSKSEARAKAIQLLQDVGIPRANKVVDEYPHQLSGGMRQRVMIAMAISCAPHLLIADEPTTALDVTVQAQILALLKRIQAETQMGVIFISHDLGVISELCDRVAVMYAGKIVELAPVEEIFTHPKHPYTQLLLKAIPRLDVQQDTLETINGSVPSLVHLPQQGCRFVNRCPHAMEMCQTQDVSSVQVADAHHVFCHLYQNETQLKGVGQHD